The genomic interval GTAAAGTCTTCATAAATTCATGCGCAGATACAGCTATAAAAACCTACCATGCAGAGCAATTAAAAAGTGATGATTGTGAGGGGCTGAGTATACTGAGCTGGCAGTAGATAATGCTCCTTTACACAACCCATGCACAGCGAGATTATGTTTAGCCCATGTGAGTCAGTGGCATGGAACTTGGGTTTGTTGACAGCAGTTTGTCAGAAATAAACACTGGAGTAGCCCGACTCCATGACTCTAATCTGGATACACTTTCTATTTATATCTCAATTATAAAACAAATCGAAGTTCTTTTATCTGGTGTTCGAAGGCCATGGTGATCATCTTAGCCAGAGCAATAGTGTATTTTCTGATCTTCCTGTGCATGCCTGTTTCTTCATTGGAAATGGTATTTCCATATAATAACCAGAATTACTTCACTTTGGAATTCAGTGTTAAAATGTGTCACCCTATCAGGGCAAAATGAGCAATGAATTACTTCTGCATATTCTGCTCCACTGTATTTGCAGCACTGCTTTCAACATTATAACCCTTGTAGCACTTGCATGGAAAACACAATCCTAGCTCCCATGTTACAGAAATTGGGTGTTTAATCATTTAGaactgcacactgctgatggatggtctcactgtccctttcatccatgtaTTGCTTCTCTTCATTGTCTGCCTTAGAtggctgaatttttttttttttacatccatGTTTAACTCATGGTATCTTCGTAAATCAGAACTGCTTGATCCAAGAGAAAACTCCCAAAAGCTTGTCTTACCATATCAATTTGCCCAAATGTGTAGTGTAGATGTCACAAGTCTTCCCATCGTGAGCTCAACATTTGTAGTGCAAAGTTCTAGCAGCCATATTGGTGATTAGTTGTAGGTTGGGACACTTTTTAACCTAGTTATTTGTAGTTATTACATTGTATAGTGTATACCACTACAAAACCCCCAAAGGTACTTTCCAGCATAAAACTGGAAAAGACCTGTTTTAAAGCTGTAGATTATCCTGCTTTATATTTAAGATGAAATGTGGCGGTTAATCATTTGCATTAGTTTTGTTCTGCTAAATTAAACACAGCCACATaattttcttgtatagcgctgctagtttttttacgtagcactttagtgacattttgcaggcacgggtccctgccccgtggagccaacaatctgtttttggtgcccaaggcacagggagataaagtaacctGCCCACGGAgtcaacactgggaattgaaccaggttcctctgcttcaaactcagtgtctttactcacagagccactccataattttaaaaatatataatggtgGGGTTTTTTATCCTTCTGGCCTAAATATAAATTACTGTAACAGACTTCACAGATGCTGTGATTATAAATTTCTTAGCTATCAAATAGTTCTTAGCACATTCGGCAGCCTCAGATTGTAGAAGCCCCAGAAAGATGTACCCCAACACATTtgtttaaatagaaatgtgatttTACAGTGAAGTATGACAAATTAAAGGGCACATTAAATGTGTGGGAATGTGATTCAAAAGGTAATCCCTGGTAGAAATGAATATTTGAATAGGTAGACATTTGCCTGCACCCTCTTTATAAGTGGCATTGTAAAAATAGGAGCAACCAGAAGAAAATTAAACCCCTCCCAGTCAACCAGGTTTACAAGCCAACTATGACACCTCTAACACGTTGGAGCagggggtggctaactccagttctcaagggccatcaacaggtcaggttttcataactgcttcagcacagatggccgtCATTgaatgacctgtgctgaagcagggatatccttaaaccctgacctgttggtgacccttgaggactggagttgcccacccgtgTTTTGACTTTCAACTACCCACCAGTAAAGTGCCAGACAGTAGTTTGGTTTAactataaaataatttattaagtAGGCATTCTCACAATACTTAACCTCTATGTACAACATACACAACGCTCTAACTCCTCTGCCTTCCTACTCAAGAACTTTTTGCTCGTTTAATTTTGGCTTTGCGGACTTCTTCCATCAGATCTTTCAAATACTGGACCTCTTTCGCTAGGGAATCTAGTTTCTCACTCAGGGTATTGTTTTTATCTTCTAGTTCTCTGCACTCTCCAGATATTGCGTCTTGCTCCGCTCTTTTCTTCTGCCGGTATCGGGTTGCAGCTGTTTTGTTCTGctccattttcttttttttcttgtctGGTTTGGGCTCCCCACCAGCTACTTTTATCTTTGACAACACGGCTTTATCCTTGGAAGGAAGATGATATGGTTTGGGTCTCTCAGAGATTGGGGATGCAGGAGATGACTGGATGCTACTAGGGTACTCTACTGTAAATGTTGGACTTTGCTGGGGAGATTCCAGATACGACAGGGGGCTCAAAGAGATCCCGCTGTCATTATCTGAGGAATCTTCCTTCTCACACTTTATAATTTCAAGAACATATGTTGCTGGGGGCTTTTTATCTTCCTCTGCAACATCTACCTCGCTGCCTAGATCCAAACTAAAGGAATGGTCTGGGCTAGAGAGACGGGACTCTGATAAATCTGGGCTCAATGGGGCCACCTGATCATCCTCCAGTGGAGATTGTGGAAGAGAGATCAGGTCTGGTGATGGCACGGTGATGCCAAGTACCAAAGGGAAATGTGGGTCCTCTATGAGATCACACGAGTCTTCCAACGTGGCCATAAGCTCATCTGACAAGACGGTGGATTCCAGGTCTTCCATCCCGAACAGGGAATGAAAGTCAAACTCCTTCAGATCCATCTTTTCCACCATCCAATCCATGCCAGAGAAGGCATCCTCTGTGGGAAAGGGAAAGAAAAAGTCAGTTCGGCAGAGACCAACTGACCTGCTTGGCCAAGGCAAAGCCTCCCATCTTTGCTGTGGGAGGAAGCTAGATGTGCACTTTGGTATATCACATGGATGGCAGGGTGGTACACTGTGGGCAGCGTCTAGAGATTGTCTCAACCCTTTCGCTGCCTTTGTGCATTAGCGGTTCACAATATTGTAACTGTGATAATTTTTTGAAATGAATGCAGGAGGGTTAAGCAAGGCATTGCACAGTAATTGGTTGCAGGCCAGTTTGTCAGTAAAGGTGTTATTAACGAGGTGTCTGCACTGAATCTCTGTGCGACATAATTGGGTAGTTATTACCTCCCGACACGCCCCACCTTATTTGTAGTCGTACTTACCCTTAAAACTGCCCAAGGAATCGACCAAAGGCAGCAGGTCGGAGATGCCATCCTTCGACTTGTTGATGGAGAACCCATGCGATGGGAGGTACCCGGGCATCTCAATGCAGTCATCTAAGAGACCCAAACTTTCCTCAGCCGCCAAAAACGGCTGGTTGAAGGGGGACAGCAAGTGCCCCAACATTATCTCGTTGCTTAACAGGCTCATCTTTCTCAGGTATCAGGGCTTTGAAAAGGGAGGTCAATGTCAAACTTTCTCTCTCGTATACAGCAATGCTGCTGGGGGTTTCCGTGAGGAGCCtgccaataaaaacaaataaatacacggTCAACATGACAGAGGAGCAGCGCTGCACATTCCCGGGTACTGATAGTAAGGTTGGGTTCTGCCGCAGCCTGGGACATGTTAGCGCCTGGGAGAGGCACGCGGCTTCCTCATGCCCAAACATGGCCACCTCTccccagccacgccccctcccagcCGGTGAGTCACCGCGCCGCGGCCATTTCACACATgggccccctcccccgcccctccggCGAGCGGGCCGCCATTTTACACTCAGCCACGTTACCCCCGGCGCCCTGCGGACGGATGCCCCGGCTCCGGTACCTGCGGCGGAGCGCCTGCCTCTGGCATTTACACGCTGCTTTGCTCCTGGACACCGAGCTGCTGCGCTGCCACCTCCTGTACAAATAACCCGGCACATGGCGGGCCAGCTGCTGCGCGGTAATGCGAGCCTCTCGGGGGGCTCCGTGCTGCCGCccccgggggagggagggaagccgccgccgccacaaAGGGTCCAATTTAGCAGCCGAGTTCTCCGGCGGGAATCTCGCTCTATTTAAGGGTTGGCTTGTATGGGGACGCCCCGGGGCACTTCCACAAACACACGCGGGCACACCCCGTGCCTCCCTGGGGCACAAATGCGGATGAGACACGCGCAGAATTACGGCTCCCATCACATCAACCCTTTCCCCGGTAGAGGGGCCGGCAACTGCCCcactggcagcgaaagggttaggGACCTCTGTAGAGGCAGCCTTACTCCGACACATCCCTTCCCATGCGAGGGCTCATTAAGGGTCATTAGTAATATTTTCTTTATAGCCGGCTCCCAtcccatacacccccccccccccaggtaccCGTCCTGTATTAACCGTCACTGTGACCCATTCGTCCCTTTCATATGGGACTTCACATGAGTGAGGGGTCACAATTAGAGGCAGTTGGGTTACCTTTACCCTTCCCCTGCATGGGGCCGCTCATATCTGACGGGTCACCCCTAAAGTGAAGCCCATCCGTGCCGGCAACGAAGTGGTTAAAGACATTGACGCCTTCCCCACCCCATTACCCCCGCGGTACTCACGCCATGATGTTGCCGTAGCCTGGTGCTGACAGCGCCGCTGGTTGCCACAGCCTTGCacggggcctggggaggggggagccgcgggcctgctgctgctataccGCCATGGCTGTCCGCATCGAACGGCAGTGGGCGGTAAAAGGGCCGGGGGGTAAAGCACAACTACAGCGGCTTGTTGGGTTCAGCAGTTGACGTAATTGCTGAAGAACACGACAGCACCAGCATTCTATGTTTCCTCTTTCATCCCAGCAGCAGACTGACGTGGCGGGAGTAACAGCGCCGCCTTTTTATAAGCTCGGTTCGCAGCTCTTAGCAGTGTATCCCGTCGCCTTGCGCCTCGTGCTGATATTCCTCCGCCCCCTGCCTCGGCACTTCTTTCTAAAATAGATCGAGGATTGTTATAAAAGAGATCACGTGGGTTAATAGTAACAGTATGTGGTATAATTAGATCTTCAAACACATTACCcttccatttatatatatatatatatatatatatatatatatatatatatatatatatatatatatatatcaactgtaaatattactgtatgttcatttgcatgtcttagacaggtctgcaaccctgtctttccccattatcgcccagcatacagcgcttccactgcagcaagggattctgggaaatgacatgcaaatgagcactcagtgccaccttttgtctcaagctcgtataacacaagcaaatcctcaagccaatgcatgctgtcttaaacacagcttttagaccgaggctgggatgagatgcaaagccattaaacccactcacagacatgtttcaaccatgatgggtatcatcagtgtgaggttggttatatatacacacacacacacaaatgtaaatacaactgtatgctcatctgcatgtcttaggcaggtctgcaaccccgcctctcaccattatcacccagcacacagcacttccactgcagcaagggattctgggaaatgacatgcaaatgagcacacagtgccactttttgcttcaaaaaccatttttaacatggttccctataggcttaagcttgctgcatggtcacagctttgagcacagccagggttaaggtgcatacccagaaaacccacccacagacagcagtttcgacctttatgggtctcatcagtgtggggttggtaaactgggtatgcagagaagctaaaggatgcggtttagcttctctgcatacccagtttaccaaccccacactgatgagacccataaaggtcaaaactgctgtctgtgggtgggttttctgggtatgcagtGAAGCTAAACcgcatcctttagcttctctgcatacccagtttaccaTTAACATTGGATTCGCAATCCGACGTTTTGCTATCCTACGGCGGTTTGCGGAACGGATTcagtcggataaccgaggaccgcctgtatatgaAATAGATAGAAtagggcgtcatttgacgcgcgtgacgtcacgtcacatgaccctgacgccgcgttgccatggacgcGAGtcacgccggcagagtcaaggtaagttttagagttgcagaggcctcatgcgatcccccggcatttaatttaaatgccttggggaagagcgcggggcctctgcaaccgcccgcgcaacccactttgcgcaccgctgaaatAGGGTGAAGGTTGGTGTGTGCTCAAATGTTGTGTGTATTCTTGGAGGCTCGTGTCTGACCTGGGAACCACTAAAAAGTGATCCCATGTGCCATATGCACTtagccagtggcggatttcccgttaggtccgggcctagggcggcaacatttggggcgtggcaaaaatgtccacccTCATATACAATTGCCGCACTCTCAGGCCTATCGAGCCTcatgggaaggcacttacatgtggtggccgcctccttgctaccgccctccttccgaatcgcagcgtcaaatgacgtagtggcgtcacgttaccatgacaacacgatgccatgtgacatcacgtttgtGACGCTGCAATTCCGAAGGAGAAGGGTAGtaagcaaggaggcggccgccacatgtaagtgcctagaGGCGGCGGATCTTGAAATCCGCAGCTGCGCGTATCTGCATCAAAACGCCGGTAGAGCTACCTCAATGACAGTATGTCTAAATCCATACACAATCCAATAGTCAATCCGGTTGGATGTCAGATATTACTCACAAATTTCCAGTCTCTGGAGGCATCGTTGGCGTGCTCCTGCCGCGTGGGGGAGTTTGAGGAGACAAGCAAAAATAGCATTGCACAGCATGTCACAATCAAGGGTTGGGGGGCAAACGATATCTAAAAATTTTATTAGCACAAATCCCTATCAAAAAGTGAAAGGAGTGAAACTCTAACGCGTTTTGCGCCTCCCTCTGCGGTTTGTCAAAGACTGCTGTAAAgccgtgtaatacggcaggcataagcttattgggatccatgttaaaattaaTTAAGAAGCAtatagtgacacactgtgctcatttgcatgtcctttcccagaatccctggcggcagagGAAGCATTGTATGATAAGAGATAATGAGGAAAGACACCGTTGCAGAAACATCTGAGACATGTAAATGCACCACAAGGGGTAATTTGTGAGCTCTTTAGATGAAAAAGCATATTTTTGTTGAACAAAAAGGCAGTAAAGCCAGTTTTCTCATATAAATGTACAATCATCCATTCCACTTTCTTAATTGGTATGCTAAAAATGTGCTTTATTTACAAATACGTTATGTAAATGGTAAGAATACCACCATTATCCAGCCATGAAGTGGAATTTCACTGACAGTGCAAAGCAAATCAACATTAAATATGTGTAGGAAGCTTCACTGCAATCctttcattcttttttttaattattattgcaTTCTGTATTCATTTTATAAAAATGGCGCATTATAAAGCGCGCTGTAAAAGCGGTGCAAACCCGCTGGGCGCGAAAAAGACAGGCTGACCCCCTCAACCGTCACAGGCTGTATCACGAGGCTGTCGCGTGGACAGCCCTCGGTGATTGGTCAGCGAGGACGGCGCCCACGCCGATGTTGTCATGCTATTGGCTGGCAGGCGGTGAGCCTCCTTGGACACGCAGTGAGCACGAACGACGCTTGTTGTGGTCACGTGGGGAGGTTTTGTCAAATGGCGACAGGGCCTGTGAGGAGAATTTGCAGAGGGCAGTCTCAGATTCCTTAACGCCTACAATGTGACAGGCACGACCCTCTGTCACATTTGTT from Ascaphus truei isolate aAscTru1 chromosome 17, aAscTru1.hap1, whole genome shotgun sequence carries:
- the ATF4 gene encoding cyclic AMP-dependent transcription factor ATF-4 — translated: MSLLSNEIMLGHLLSPFNQPFLAAEESLGLLDDCIEMPGYLPSHGFSINKSKDGISDLLPLVDSLGSFKEDAFSGMDWMVEKMDLKEFDFHSLFGMEDLESTVLSDELMATLEDSCDLIEDPHFPLVLGITVPSPDLISLPQSPLEDDQVAPLSPDLSESRLSSPDHSFSLDLGSEVDVAEEDKKPPATYVLEIIKCEKEDSSDNDSGISLSPLSYLESPQQSPTFTVEYPSSIQSSPASPISERPKPYHLPSKDKAVLSKIKVAGGEPKPDKKKKKMEQNKTAATRYRQKKRAEQDAISGECRELEDKNNTLSEKLDSLAKEVQYLKDLMEEVRKAKIKRAKSS